In the bacterium genome, one interval contains:
- the ispG gene encoding 4-hydroxy-3-methylbut-2-en-1-yl diphosphate synthase (flavodoxin), whose protein sequence is MSDPLANGDTPPVVKRDLLGNEVGDHPGGFNAATGRPADEGGPPPQYAFPPLTFDCIQGSEEYKDPRRQTRQVMVGQVPVGGGAPISVQTMTKSDPADKAGTLREVLAMQEAGVDLIRVSLPFEWSVDLVPFLKSNGMTVPFIADVHFAHRIALKAIEAGVDKLRINPGNIEKPEYVRQIAREAREAGIAMRVGINSGSIPKDLLEKYNGHRIPAMIEGARRHIGLLEDESFRNIIVAVKASDVPTMIRAYRAMADATDYPLHLGVTESGTPWVGTIRSTAGMAALLAEGIGDTIRVSLTTTKPQEEVRVGIEILRSLGLRKPGVTIISCPTCGRIEIDVEKIAAEVEARVGTLDFPLKVSIMGCVVNGPGEAAEADVALFGGKNIGMIYRGGDQVARMNEAQMVDSLVEEIQRMKDEWEAAGRPEQGLKDAQAMTYSLGQ, encoded by the coding sequence ATGTCCGATCCCCTCGCCAACGGCGACACCCCGCCAGTCGTCAAACGCGACCTGTTGGGCAATGAAGTGGGAGACCATCCGGGGGGCTTCAACGCCGCCACCGGACGTCCCGCCGATGAAGGGGGCCCCCCACCGCAGTACGCCTTCCCGCCGCTGACCTTCGACTGCATCCAGGGCTCCGAGGAGTACAAGGACCCCCGTCGGCAGACCCGGCAGGTGATGGTGGGCCAGGTCCCCGTGGGGGGCGGCGCACCGATCAGTGTCCAGACCATGACCAAGAGCGATCCGGCGGACAAGGCGGGGACCCTGCGCGAAGTCCTCGCCATGCAGGAAGCCGGGGTCGACCTCATCCGCGTGTCGCTGCCGTTCGAATGGTCGGTGGACCTCGTGCCGTTCCTCAAAAGCAACGGCATGACGGTCCCCTTTATTGCCGATGTCCACTTCGCCCATCGCATCGCCCTGAAGGCCATCGAAGCCGGGGTCGACAAGCTCCGGATCAATCCTGGCAATATCGAAAAGCCGGAGTATGTGCGGCAGATCGCCCGGGAAGCCCGGGAAGCGGGCATCGCCATGAGGGTCGGCATCAATTCGGGCTCCATCCCCAAGGACCTGCTGGAGAAGTACAACGGCCATCGCATCCCCGCCATGATCGAAGGCGCACGGCGTCACATTGGCCTGCTGGAAGACGAGAGCTTCCGCAACATCATCGTGGCGGTGAAGGCCTCGGATGTTCCGACCATGATCCGCGCCTATCGCGCCATGGCCGATGCCACCGACTACCCGCTCCACCTGGGGGTCACCGAGTCCGGGACCCCCTGGGTCGGTACCATCCGCTCCACCGCCGGTATGGCGGCCCTCCTGGCGGAAGGGATCGGCGACACCATCCGGGTGAGCCTCACCACTACCAAGCCCCAGGAAGAGGTCCGGGTCGGCATCGAGATCCTGCGGTCCCTGGGCCTCCGCAAGCCCGGCGTCACCATCATCAGTTGTCCCACCTGCGGACGTATTGAAATCGATGTCGAGAAAATCGCCGCCGAAGTGGAGGCCCGGGTCGGGACCCTGGACTTCCCCCTCAAGGTCTCGATCATGGGCTGTGTGGTGAACGGCCCGGGCGAAGCGGCGGAGGCCGATGTCGCCCTCTTTGGGGGCAAGAACATCGGGATGATCTACCGCGGGGGTGACCAGGTGGCGCGGATGAACGAAGCGCAGATGGTCGATTCGCTGGTGGAGGAGATCCAGCGGATGAAGGACGAGTGGGAAGCGGCGGGGCGTCCGGAACAGGGATTGAAAGACGCCCAGGCGATGACGTACAGCCTGGGGCAGTAG